A part of Plasmodium coatneyi strain Hackeri chromosome 8, complete sequence genomic DNA contains:
- a CDS encoding SICA antigen, whose amino-acid sequence MKEEVEEYVKSCDDVSYDRKYKDVKPVDKLVCKQMLKALYFVNRLGNRWKNEDGIIEEEAKIREYMRCIIVSIFMYKLLESSCGKRKGVDYAVQVMENLLKSFKGESKENNCMWMKYNDISMGGRVVGRTIRRWLLADKSMRQELGRIWRTGTCQSQSKLKIEKKQDGVQSEGKIIELLEKYGEKLKEEEEKSWEEPNELLGLWKGYEKQDECAKGTFCERTKCVANKWVQNRTTKNGVGKSYSDMWDDGDIGADLKKLSAAMTDDSKTMGDECQDFGGMSSTNNSANKTVCELITAGLKHIYEIKVEDGDKDPLNDGSDQKSLDNQLFKQTMSCVLLNAFADKMIEQTKGKPCAITEDTINRAFTSGNTKKEEWCKVGGEANCFECIRDATYKGCEIVDKKGSRSEVKNEVEKMLQNSKNAEARQVIDAINNLCATTKPDSQVVKPSSKTTDASSPDNPMSPDEKAFIEKLSEENVNEGYISSFGSICGTEDEVTGGIITKEDQNFCKIILRNFLMTTMEDNSLIFTAGSARTWNIDRTVRCQILNLWMKQYKTKKSCDPEKMYEYIERNVKELMGPIVKAVSYQQCNYGADDSSYTSGVDTSLKSKEEQEWKKKIDEGIAKMNLGDNCGKTVYEEKKEANKSGETISTDQNSLGGSSIPLSNKLNPFDLLTPYFPTIPVAIATSVMSYLLWKYFGMLPKARKRHRKAYQVRGPTLQEQVFSHVDNQADDPHAYTLVKEGKPRSTPIKRRKREGPGRRVGRRMIIDIHLEVLDECQMGDTDFMEEDFLKIIVEEFMGSKFIKEESVLKEQVSMADVPKEEVSKEQVPSSDSRFTV is encoded by the exons atgaaggaagaagtggagGAATACGTAAAATCGTGTGATGATGTTTCGTATGATCGTAAATACAAGGACGTGAAGCCCGTGGACAAACTAGTCTGTAAGCAAATGTTAAAAGCACTATATTTTGTAAATAGGTTAGGTAATagatggaaaaatgaagatggCATAATAGAGGAGGAGGCAAAAATAAGGGAATATATGAGATGTATAATTGTTagcatttttatgtacaagTTGTTAGAATCAAGTtgtggaaaaaggaaaggcgTGGACTATGCTGTACAGGTAATGGAGAACTTGTTGAAATCATTCAAAGGTGAAAGTAAGGAGAATAATTGTATGTGGATGAAGTACAATGATATAAGTATGGGAGGAAGGGTAGTTGGAAGAACAATTAGAAGATGGTTACTGGCCGACAAAAGTATGAGACAGGAGTTAGGAAGAATTTGGCGTACTGGAACGTGTCAGAGCCAGAGTAAGTTGAAGATAGAGAAGAAGCAGGATGGAGtccaaagtgaaggaaaaattatagaACTGTTAGAGAAGTatggtgaaaaattaaaggaagaagaggaaaaatcaTGGGAGGAACCTAATGAACTTCTTGGATTATGGAAAGGATATGAAAAAC AGGATGAATGTGCTAAGGGAACCTTCTGCGAACGCACCAAGTGTGTAGCAAATAAATGGGTCCAAAacagaacaacaaaaaatggcGTAGGAAAATCTTAT AGTGACATGTGGGATGATGGAGATATAGGGGCAGATTTAAAGAAACTCTCTGCTGCTATGACTGATGATAGTAAAACTATGGGGGATGAATGTCAAGACTTTGGGGGGATGAGTAGTACAAATAATAGTGCTAATAAGACGGTATGTGAGCTCATCACTGCAGGATTAAAGCATATTTATGAAATTAAAGTGGAGGACGGTGATAAGGATCCATTGAACGATGGAAGTGATCAGAAGTCCTTGGACAACCAATTATTTAAACAAACTATGTCTTGTGTCTTATTAAATGCATTTGCGGATAAAATGATCGAGCAAACGAAGGGTAAGCCATGTGCTATTACTGAGGACACTATAAATCGTGCATTCACTTCTGGAAatacaaagaaggaagaatggtgTAAGGTTGGGGGTGAAGCTAACTGTTTTGAATGTATAAGGGATGCAACTTATAAAGGTTGTGAAATAGTTGATAAGAAGGGCAGCAGAAGCGAAGTAAAGaacgaagtggaaaaaatgttacagAATTCGAAGAATGCAGAAGCAAGGCAAGTTATTGATGCCATAAATAACTTGTGTGCAACAACGAAACCAGACAGTCAAGTTGTCAAACCTTCCTCCAAAACAACAGATGCGTCAAGTCCGGACAATCCAATGAGTCCTGATGAGAAGGCATTCATAGAAAAGTTGTCCgaagaaaatgtgaatgaaGGTTATATAAGTAGTTTCGGTAGTATATGTGGCACTGAGGACGAAGTAACAGGTGGAATAATAACAAAGGAGGaccaaaatttttgtaaaataatactacgaaattttttaatgacaACCATGGAGGACAATTCTCTAATATTTACAGCAGGAAGTGCACGTACGTGGAATATTGATCGTACTGTACGGTGTCAAATTCTTAATCTGTGGATGAAACAatataaaacgaaaaagagtTGTGACccagaaaaaatgtatgaatatattGAACGTAATGTGAAGGAATTGATGGGGCCCATAGTGAAAGCAGTAAGTTATCAGCAGTGTAACTACGGGGCGGATGATAGTTCCTATACAAGCGGAGTAGACACGTCCCTtaaaagtaaggaagaacaagagtggaaaaaaaagatagatGAAGGAATAGCGAAGATGAATTTAGGGGATAACTGTGGTAAAACcgtatatgaagaaaagaaggaagcaaacaaaTCGGGGGAAACAATATCAACCGATCAGAATTCACTAGGGGGGAGCAGCA TCCCACTCAGTAATAAGCTTAACCCTTTCgacctccttaccccatacttTCCTACAATCCCTGTGGCTATTGCTACCTCTGTCATGAGTTATCTACtatggaag tactttggaatgcttccTAAGGCAAGAAAGCGTCACAGAAAAGcttatcaagtacgtggtccaaCGTTACAGGAACAAGTCTTTAGTCATGTGGACAACCAGGCAGATGatccacatgcatataccttagtaaaggaaggcaaacctcgttctacgcctataaaaaggaggaaaagggaaggtccCGGCCGCCGTGTgggtcgccgcatgattattgatattcatttagaagtatTAGACGAATGCCAAATGGGGGATACTGACTTTATGGAAGAAGATTTCCTTAAAATCATTGtggaagaatttatgggtTCTAAGTtcataaaagaggaaagtgttcttaaggaacaaGTTTCAATGgctgatgttcctaaggaagaagtttctaaggaacaggttccaagttcagattccagGTTTacggtgtag